The following are from one region of the Stanieria cyanosphaera PCC 7437 genome:
- a CDS encoding ShlB/FhaC/HecB family hemolysin secretion/activation protein produces MITEKSWSSMQWFVAGSLFLLTSPLETNPVMAQSTLPSTDNQLDYDRNQPLFPQLKPVPQTITVEKFEFVGNTVFSTEELNQIIAQYQNKPIAFVQLLQIADRITQAYVQKGYITSGAYIPSQELTSGVVKIQIVEGTLSDIDVTVVKGRLNPNYIRSRIAAGTTEPLNLNDLQTSLQLLQFDPLIDRLQAQLIAGTKPGTNILSIEVTGADTFKFSPILNNNRNPSIGSFEKGIQISEANLFGWGDRVNLAYRNTEGSDRFEVGYQLPINARNGSVGLSYSVSDNQIIEPPFEQLDIEIETQEFDLTVRQPILQTASADRTQELALSLSANRRNSNSRLLGVNFPISEEANQQGETDISALRFSQEWLQRSRQDVLSLRSQFNWGIDAFDATVNSDQPDSRFFSWRGQAVYSHLFNISSNPNLINPSIFLRSDLQLSATSLVAIEQLGLGGQSSIRGYRQDALLSDNGIIASAEIRVPVIQVPQLQSAVQVVPFVDFGKGWNTKRENPETTTLASVGLGLLWQSDNFSARLDWGIPLVELESSKRTWQENGVYFQLNSTF; encoded by the coding sequence ATGATTACTGAGAAGTCGTGGTCATCAATGCAATGGTTTGTGGCTGGAAGTTTATTCCTATTGACTTCTCCTCTAGAAACAAATCCTGTCATGGCACAATCAACTCTTCCTTCTACAGATAATCAATTAGATTACGATCGCAACCAGCCTCTATTTCCCCAACTTAAACCAGTACCTCAAACTATTACCGTAGAAAAATTTGAGTTTGTGGGTAATACGGTTTTTAGCACAGAAGAGTTAAACCAAATTATTGCTCAATATCAAAATAAACCGATCGCTTTTGTGCAACTATTACAAATAGCCGATCGCATTACTCAGGCTTATGTTCAAAAAGGCTATATTACTTCTGGAGCTTATATTCCTAGTCAAGAGTTAACTTCGGGAGTAGTCAAAATTCAAATTGTTGAAGGTACTTTATCCGATATTGATGTCACTGTAGTTAAAGGTCGTTTAAATCCTAATTATATCCGTTCTCGTATTGCTGCTGGTACAACTGAACCTTTAAATCTAAATGACTTACAGACATCTTTGCAATTACTACAATTTGATCCTTTAATAGATCGTTTACAAGCTCAATTAATTGCTGGAACTAAACCAGGTACAAATATTCTCAGTATAGAAGTAACTGGTGCAGATACTTTTAAGTTTAGTCCGATTTTAAATAATAATCGCAACCCTAGTATTGGTAGTTTTGAAAAAGGTATCCAAATTTCCGAAGCGAATTTATTCGGTTGGGGAGATCGAGTTAATCTAGCTTACCGTAATACTGAAGGTAGCGATCGCTTTGAAGTGGGTTATCAGTTACCAATCAATGCTCGCAATGGTTCTGTTGGTTTATCATATAGTGTTTCGGATAACCAAATTATTGAACCACCTTTTGAACAATTAGATATCGAAATAGAGACTCAAGAGTTTGATTTGACTGTTCGTCAACCAATTCTGCAAACCGCTTCTGCAGATCGAACTCAAGAATTAGCTCTTAGTTTATCTGCTAATCGACGTAATAGTAATTCTCGTTTACTCGGAGTCAATTTTCCCATTTCTGAAGAAGCTAATCAACAAGGTGAAACTGATATTTCGGCATTGCGTTTTAGTCAGGAATGGTTACAAAGAAGTCGTCAAGATGTACTTAGTCTGCGTTCACAATTTAATTGGGGAATTGATGCCTTTGATGCGACAGTAAATTCAGATCAACCTGATAGCCGTTTTTTCTCTTGGCGAGGACAAGCAGTTTATTCTCATTTATTTAATATATCGAGCAATCCTAATCTGATTAATCCTAGTATCTTTCTTCGTTCTGACTTACAATTATCTGCTACTTCTTTAGTTGCGATCGAACAATTAGGTTTAGGAGGGCAATCTAGTATCAGAGGTTATCGTCAAGATGCCCTGTTAAGCGATAACGGTATTATAGCTTCTGCCGAAATTAGAGTACCTGTAATTCAAGTTCCTCAATTACAAAGTGCTGTCCAGGTAGTACCTTTTGTTGATTTTGGTAAAGGTTGGAATACTAAGCGAGAAAATCCCGAAACAACTACCTTAGCTAGTGTTGGTTTAGGCTTGCTTTGGCAATCAGATAATTTTTCCGCTCGTTTAGATTGGGGTATTCCTTTAGTAGAATTAGAATCAAGTAAAAGAACTTGGCAGGAAAACGGTGTCTATTTCCAATTAAATTCTACCTTTTAA
- a CDS encoding orange carotenoid-binding protein, which yields MPFTIDSARGIFPNTLSADAVPAAIARFNQLSAEDQLAWIWFAYLEMGKTVTVAAPGAANMQFAENTLNEIKQMSFQEQSQVMCDLANHADTPICRTYATWTPNIKLGFWYRLGQWMEEGIVAPIPKGYKLSANASAVLQALRDMESGQQITVLRNAVVDMGFDKNKLGQYTKVSEPVVPPTDMAQRTSVKIEGINNSTVLSYMNLLNANDFDELIKLFASDGALQPPFQKPIVGKEAVLKFFREECQNLKLMPERGVAEPAEDGFTQIKVTGKVQTPWFGAGVGMNMAWRFLLNSENKIFFVAIDLLASPKELLNLVR from the coding sequence ATGCCTTTTACTATCGATTCAGCCCGTGGCATTTTTCCAAATACTTTATCTGCTGATGCCGTGCCAGCAGCAATCGCTAGATTCAATCAGCTTAGTGCTGAAGATCAATTAGCATGGATTTGGTTTGCTTATTTAGAAATGGGCAAAACTGTTACGGTTGCTGCCCCTGGCGCAGCTAATATGCAGTTTGCTGAAAATACATTAAACGAAATTAAGCAAATGAGTTTCCAAGAGCAATCTCAGGTAATGTGTGATTTAGCTAATCATGCTGACACACCTATTTGTCGTACTTATGCTACTTGGACTCCTAATATTAAGCTCGGTTTCTGGTATCGACTTGGACAATGGATGGAAGAAGGTATTGTTGCCCCAATTCCCAAAGGCTATAAACTTTCGGCAAATGCTTCGGCGGTGTTGCAAGCACTCAGAGACATGGAATCTGGTCAACAAATCACAGTTTTGCGTAACGCTGTAGTTGATATGGGGTTTGATAAAAACAAACTGGGTCAATATACCAAAGTTTCTGAACCAGTTGTTCCTCCTACAGACATGGCACAACGCACCAGCGTCAAAATTGAAGGAATTAATAATTCCACCGTTTTGAGCTACATGAATTTATTAAATGCCAATGATTTTGATGAGTTAATTAAACTGTTTGCTTCCGATGGTGCGCTCCAACCTCCTTTCCAAAAACCCATTGTTGGCAAAGAAGCTGTATTAAAATTCTTTAGGGAAGAATGTCAAAACCTCAAATTAATGCCAGAAAGAGGTGTTGCTGAACCTGCTGAAGACGGTTTTACTCAGATCAAGGTTACTGGTAAAGTTCAAACTCCTTGGTTTGGTGCAGGCGTAGGTATGAATATGGCTTGGCGATTTTTGCTCAATTCCGAGAATAAAATTTTCTTTGTAGCGATTGACTTGCTAGCATCTCCTAAAGAGTTGCTTAATCTAGTTCGCTAG
- a CDS encoding DNA cytosine methyltransferase produces the protein MSTYISIKDASLQLKISEQQVRTLCRQGKIIAEKIGNTWIVDQKSLNKYGLLSAHRVAEDRPSYNVNIQEQQKPIALSFFSGAMGLDLGIEKAGFNIRLACEVDKFCRQTITINRPNTALLGDINNYEPDDVLKAARLTSQDDIDLIVGGPPCQAFSTAGKRKAFHDERGNVFLKYIDLALSLKPQYLVIENVRGLLSCPLKQRNYNRRGDISSYFSEDELKGSALNFIINKLKKFGYAYSFNLYNAANFGTPQTRERIIILCARNGKTPPFLTPTHSENGEYGLSKWKTLESCIKNIDKHDHLNFPEKRLKYYKILNSGQNWRNLPKELQKEAMGKSYYLGGGKTGFLRRLAWDKPSPTLVTHPAMPATDLAHPEEDRPLSIQEYKRIQEFPDHWELAGPLIQQYKQVGNAVPVSLGLAVGKLIINLINDVEVIQFNDFKFSRYQNTNHVDWEKQFLQQLEKNKNNYEQQELVFR, from the coding sequence GTGAGTACCTATATAAGCATAAAGGACGCTTCTCTGCAACTTAAAATTAGTGAACAGCAAGTTAGAACCCTTTGCAGACAAGGAAAAATAATTGCTGAAAAAATAGGCAATACATGGATAGTCGATCAAAAAAGCCTGAATAAATATGGACTACTATCAGCCCATAGAGTAGCTGAGGATCGCCCATCTTATAATGTCAATATTCAAGAGCAACAAAAACCAATTGCTTTAAGTTTTTTTTCTGGTGCAATGGGTTTGGATTTGGGCATTGAAAAAGCTGGATTTAACATTCGCCTTGCTTGTGAAGTAGATAAGTTTTGTAGACAAACAATCACTATAAATAGACCAAATACTGCTTTATTAGGCGATATCAATAATTATGAACCAGATGACGTTTTGAAAGCTGCAAGACTTACGAGTCAAGATGATATTGATTTAATTGTTGGAGGACCTCCATGCCAAGCGTTTAGTACGGCTGGCAAAAGAAAAGCTTTTCATGACGAGCGAGGAAATGTTTTTTTAAAATATATTGATCTAGCACTATCGCTCAAGCCTCAATACTTGGTTATTGAAAATGTCAGAGGTTTGTTGTCTTGCCCATTAAAACAGAGAAATTACAATCGAAGAGGAGATATATCTTCATATTTTTCAGAAGATGAACTGAAAGGAAGCGCACTAAACTTTATCATTAACAAATTAAAAAAATTTGGTTATGCCTACTCTTTCAATTTATATAATGCAGCAAATTTTGGAACTCCTCAGACAAGAGAACGAATCATAATTCTTTGCGCTAGAAATGGAAAAACACCGCCTTTTTTAACCCCAACTCATTCAGAAAATGGTGAATATGGATTATCAAAGTGGAAAACATTAGAATCTTGCATTAAAAATATCGATAAACACGACCATCTAAATTTTCCAGAAAAACGATTAAAGTACTATAAAATACTAAATTCTGGACAAAATTGGCGTAATTTGCCTAAAGAATTACAAAAAGAGGCAATGGGTAAATCCTATTATTTAGGAGGTGGAAAAACAGGTTTTTTGCGAAGATTAGCTTGGGATAAACCATCTCCCACCTTAGTAACACATCCTGCCATGCCCGCGACAGATTTAGCTCATCCCGAAGAAGATAGACCATTATCCATCCAAGAATACAAGCGAATACAAGAGTTTCCCGATCATTGGGAACTTGCAGGTCCACTTATTCAACAATATAAACAAGTAGGAAACGCTGTTCCTGTTAGTCTGGGTTTAGCAGTAGGCAAGTTAATTATCAACTTAATTAATGATGTTGAAGTAATCCAGTTTAATGATTTTAAGTTTTCTCGCTACCAGAATACCAATCATGTAGATTGGGAAAAACAATTTTTGCAACAACTAGAAAAAAACAAAAACAATTATGAACAACAAGAGCTTGTTTTTCGATAA
- a CDS encoding SinI family restriction endonuclease: MSFDEELVKKTVAEFLTDNPKEQGLDVAFIEICRFLYDNPDRLSWRSRNKPSVTDQNDLKVLAEKFLNGFRKSDFPAEPGTIPDEMISIVMQQAYGYSAEQCEKIKVEHQHSMCAENCVGALLERYLDSVLRKQGWHWCCGDFIKAIDFISKDKNGKWLVLQIKNRDNTENSSSSAIRNGTEIQKWFRSFSKKGGTNWDNLPELMQGYNLSESGFVAFVEKYLKEEKARLNK; this comes from the coding sequence TTGAGTTTTGACGAAGAATTGGTCAAAAAGACCGTTGCCGAATTTCTAACTGATAATCCAAAAGAACAAGGACTAGATGTAGCATTTATTGAGATTTGCAGGTTTTTATACGATAACCCAGATAGATTATCTTGGAGGTCAAGAAATAAACCAAGTGTTACCGATCAAAATGATTTAAAGGTTCTGGCTGAAAAGTTTTTAAATGGATTTAGAAAGTCAGACTTTCCTGCTGAACCTGGAACAATACCTGATGAAATGATAAGCATTGTAATGCAGCAAGCTTATGGTTATTCTGCCGAACAATGTGAAAAAATTAAAGTAGAACACCAGCACTCTATGTGTGCGGAAAATTGTGTTGGCGCACTTCTGGAAAGATATTTAGACTCTGTCTTACGAAAACAAGGTTGGCATTGGTGTTGTGGTGATTTTATTAAAGCTATTGATTTTATTAGCAAAGATAAAAATGGAAAATGGCTAGTTTTACAAATTAAAAATAGAGACAATACTGAAAATTCCTCTAGCAGTGCAATACGGAACGGAACTGAAATTCAGAAATGGTTTCGCTCATTTTCCAAAAAAGGGGGAACAAACTGGGATAATTTACCAGAACTAATGCAGGGTTACAATCTTTCAGAATCGGGTTTTGTTGCTTTTGTTGAGAAATATTTAAAAGAAGAAAAAGCAAGATTAAATAAGTAA
- a CDS encoding homoserine dehydrogenase: MTFKIGLLGLGTVGTGTAEILLDTQGRNSLLQEIEIKQVGVRSLDKPRNVQLPTEIFTTDLEKIVTDPEIDIVVELIGGLEPARTLILKAIAEGKHVVTANKAVIARYGDEIYTAANQAGVYVLLEAAVGGGIPIIKPLKQSLGVNRIKSVIGIVNGTTNYILTKMTTAGADFAEVLAEAQQLGYAEADPTADVDGLDAADKIGILATIAFGDRVKREDISCEGIRNVSATDISYADKLGFVIKLLAIAKIHAQHDSLEVRVHPTLVPKTHPLANINDVYNAILVEGEPLGQVMFFGPGAGAGATASAVVSDIVNIVGLLKSSGKNKSLDPLLGCSHQHFCSLTTIEEIESRFYARFLSQDLPGVIGHLGTAFGNHNVSLESVVQIGFQNKLAEIVVVTHDVKEGNFRHALAEISSLEAIDSIPSILRVL, translated from the coding sequence GTGACTTTTAAGATTGGTTTACTAGGATTAGGCACAGTAGGAACAGGTACCGCAGAGATTCTGCTTGATACTCAAGGACGGAATTCTCTCCTACAAGAAATCGAAATTAAACAAGTCGGCGTGCGATCGCTAGATAAACCGAGAAATGTACAATTACCTACGGAAATTTTCACCACAGATTTAGAAAAAATTGTTACTGACCCCGAAATTGATATAGTCGTAGAATTAATCGGGGGATTAGAACCAGCGCGGACACTAATACTCAAAGCTATTGCTGAAGGTAAACACGTCGTTACAGCTAATAAAGCTGTGATTGCTCGTTATGGCGATGAAATTTATACCGCAGCTAATCAAGCAGGAGTATATGTTTTATTAGAAGCTGCTGTCGGTGGTGGAATTCCGATTATTAAACCCCTCAAACAGTCTTTAGGTGTTAATCGAATTAAGAGTGTAATTGGGATAGTTAATGGTACAACTAATTACATTTTGACCAAAATGACCACCGCAGGAGCAGATTTTGCCGAAGTACTTGCCGAAGCACAACAACTTGGTTATGCGGAAGCCGATCCTACTGCTGATGTTGATGGTTTAGACGCAGCCGATAAAATTGGCATCTTAGCAACAATAGCCTTTGGAGACCGAGTCAAACGAGAAGACATTTCTTGTGAAGGAATTCGCAACGTTAGTGCTACAGATATCAGTTATGCAGATAAATTAGGATTTGTGATTAAATTACTAGCGATCGCAAAAATCCACGCTCAACACGATTCTTTAGAAGTCAGAGTTCATCCTACCCTTGTACCAAAAACTCATCCTCTTGCCAATATTAATGATGTCTATAATGCCATCTTGGTAGAAGGTGAACCTTTGGGACAGGTGATGTTTTTTGGTCCCGGTGCTGGTGCTGGTGCTACAGCTAGTGCGGTTGTGTCAGATATTGTTAATATTGTTGGTCTGCTTAAAAGTAGCGGTAAAAACAAAAGTCTCGATCCACTGTTAGGTTGTTCTCATCAACATTTTTGTAGTTTAACCACAATAGAAGAGATTGAAAGTCGTTTTTATGCTCGTTTTTTATCTCAAGATCTTCCAGGGGTAATTGGTCATTTGGGAACAGCCTTTGGTAATCATAATGTTAGTTTAGAGTCAGTCGTTCAAATTGGTTTTCAAAACAAATTAGCAGAAATTGTAGTGGTTACTCATGATGTTAAAGAAGGTAATTTCCGTCATGCTTTAGCAGAAATAAGTAGTTTAGAAGCAATTGATAGCATTCCCAGTATCTTAAGAGTGCTTTAA
- the gltX gene encoding glutamate--tRNA ligase, giving the protein MTVRVRIAPSPTGNLHIGTARTAVFNWLFAHNQKGKFILRIEDTDEARSRQEYTENIQSGLKWLGLNWDEGPFFQTQRLDRYQQAIQTLLDKDLAYRCYCTPEELEQMREEQKTKGLAPRYDNRHRNLTSEQIAAYEAEGRKPVIRFKIDDHREIVWHDLIRDEVRWKGSDLGGDMVVARAAEGDQAFGQPLYNLAVVVDDIDMEITHVIRGEDHIANTAKQILLYEAMGVKVPEFAHTPLILNQDGRKLSKRDGVTSIDDFRKMGFLPEAMANYMSLLGWTPPDSTEEIFTLSQAAEQFSLDRVNKAGAKFDWAKLDWINSQYLHQMPPDKLVELLVPYWQEGGYEINLDTDHPWLESLTAMIAPSLTRLTDAVKESKLLFGESVEYSQEALDFLKQDEVKPLLQELLETINFTNALSEAEAKNIVNQLTKTHKVKKGLVMRSLRAGLTGELHGPDLIQSWLLLNQKGLDRIRLQQTLSKI; this is encoded by the coding sequence GTGACGGTTAGAGTTAGGATCGCTCCTTCCCCAACAGGAAATTTACATATCGGGACAGCAAGGACTGCTGTGTTTAACTGGTTATTTGCTCACAATCAAAAAGGTAAGTTTATTTTACGAATTGAAGATACAGATGAAGCGCGATCGCGTCAGGAGTATACTGAGAATATTCAATCAGGACTAAAATGGCTTGGTTTAAACTGGGATGAAGGTCCTTTTTTTCAAACCCAACGCTTAGATCGTTATCAACAAGCTATCCAGACTTTGTTAGACAAAGATTTAGCCTATCGCTGCTATTGTACTCCCGAAGAATTAGAACAAATGCGGGAAGAACAAAAAACTAAGGGACTTGCACCGCGTTATGATAATCGTCACCGTAATCTTACCTCAGAGCAAATCGCAGCTTATGAAGCCGAAGGACGTAAACCTGTCATCAGATTTAAAATTGATGATCATCGCGAAATTGTTTGGCACGATTTAATCAGGGATGAAGTTAGGTGGAAAGGTAGCGATCTCGGTGGTGATATGGTTGTAGCTCGTGCAGCCGAAGGTGATCAAGCTTTTGGACAACCTTTGTATAACTTAGCGGTAGTGGTCGATGATATCGATATGGAAATTACCCATGTTATTCGTGGTGAAGATCATATTGCCAATACAGCTAAACAAATTTTGCTTTATGAAGCAATGGGCGTAAAAGTACCAGAATTTGCTCATACACCCTTGATTTTGAATCAAGATGGACGCAAACTTTCTAAAAGAGATGGAGTAACTTCCATCGATGATTTTCGGAAAATGGGCTTTTTACCCGAAGCTATGGCAAATTATATGTCTTTGTTAGGTTGGACTCCTCCAGATTCTACCGAAGAGATTTTTACATTGTCCCAAGCAGCCGAACAATTCAGTTTAGATCGAGTTAATAAAGCAGGTGCAAAATTTGATTGGGCAAAATTAGATTGGATTAACAGCCAATATCTTCATCAAATGCCCCCAGATAAGTTAGTAGAGTTATTAGTTCCCTATTGGCAAGAAGGTGGATACGAAATTAATCTTGATACAGATCATCCTTGGTTAGAAAGTTTAACCGCAATGATTGCTCCGAGTCTTACTCGTCTAACTGATGCAGTTAAAGAAAGTAAGTTATTATTTGGCGAATCTGTTGAATATAGCCAAGAAGCTCTTGATTTTCTTAAACAAGATGAAGTTAAACCGCTACTGCAAGAACTGTTAGAAACGATTAATTTTACTAATGCTTTATCAGAAGCAGAAGCCAAAAACATCGTTAATCAACTAACTAAAACTCATAAAGTTAAAAAAGGTTTAGTCATGCGATCGCTTCGGGCTGGTTTAACAGGAGAATTGCACGGGCCCGATCTGATTCAATCCTGGTTATTATTAAATCAGAAAGGTCTAGATCGAATTCGTCTACAACAGACATTGAGCAAAATTTAA
- a CDS encoding DUF1824 family protein → MSESISSQLTLDQAVKLLKRYSCLPSQTVESQEQNQQLRQALLLVTSESEWENLGICAENTSNAIATLRSYLQALGYNANLNFAEIPSLNESVYLKFNTQKMSYYVDRYTGEYRGVLISCQGEQENIIGTYGYFPLDLFG, encoded by the coding sequence ATGTCTGAATCTATTAGCTCTCAATTGACTCTTGATCAAGCTGTAAAACTTCTGAAAAGATACAGTTGCCTTCCTTCTCAAACCGTTGAATCTCAAGAACAAAACCAACAACTGCGCCAAGCTTTATTACTTGTTACCAGTGAATCGGAATGGGAAAACTTAGGAATTTGTGCTGAAAATACCAGTAATGCGATCGCAACTTTAAGAAGTTATTTGCAAGCTTTAGGTTACAATGCTAATCTCAATTTTGCAGAAATTCCTAGTTTAAATGAATCGGTTTATCTTAAATTTAATACTCAAAAAATGTCTTATTATGTAGATCGTTACACAGGTGAGTATCGTGGTGTTTTGATTTCTTGCCAAGGTGAACAGGAAAATATTATTGGTACTTACGGTTATTTTCCTCTAGATTTATTTGGATAA
- a CDS encoding secondary thiamine-phosphate synthase enzyme YjbQ: MIYQEQITIKTKPNGDMHDITKEVNQVVKRSQITTGITHIFNIGSTAAIGTIEFEPGLQQDLPAILNKLMPPSREYGHEQTWHDGNGHSHLQATILGPEITIPVGNGKLILGTWQQIFHLECDVKPRQRQIVITIYGE, translated from the coding sequence ATGATTTATCAAGAACAAATTACTATTAAAACTAAACCTAATGGTGATATGCACGATATTACCAAAGAAGTCAATCAGGTTGTTAAGCGATCGCAAATTACTACAGGTATAACTCATATTTTTAATATTGGTAGTACTGCTGCGATTGGAACAATTGAATTTGAACCAGGACTGCAACAAGATTTACCAGCAATTTTAAATAAATTAATGCCTCCTAGTCGCGAATATGGACACGAACAAACCTGGCATGATGGCAATGGACATTCTCATTTACAAGCAACCATATTAGGACCTGAAATTACGATTCCTGTTGGGAATGGCAAATTAATTTTAGGTACTTGGCAGCAAATCTTTCATCTCGAATGTGATGTAAAACCAAGACAAAGACAAATTGTCATAACTATTTATGGAGAATAA
- a CDS encoding ammonium transporter has product MSLKKYLFVATISCFFLFALPTNSALAQATANSNPIDLGDTTWMLISTALVLLMTPGLAFFYGGLVRSRNVLNTMMMSLVAMGLIGVTWCLWGYSLAFDVNGIDANHPFGQGIEAFIGGLDWVFLNGVTAAEPDPIGYAPTVPHQLFMAYQMTFAIITPALISGAIVERINFKAYFWFLLLWSTFIYSPLAHWVWGRGWIGASGALDFAGGTVVHISSGVSAVVAAWVIGSRRGFMTQPYAPHNVPFVLLGIGLLWFGWFGFNGGSALASGSLATTAFVNTLIASAAGGLTWLIVEWVYRGKPTAIGIASGFLAGLVGITPGAGFVLPIGAILMGSITAVGCFFAVSLRAKLKFDDSLDTFPIHGVGGTIGALLTGVFATNGLLFGNPGLLWTQFVGVAATYIFAAVGTLIILKFLSLFMKLRVDQETEQQGLDVPQHGEEAYGQDFEFTSLSMNEFSNEPQ; this is encoded by the coding sequence ATGTCTCTGAAGAAATATCTCTTTGTTGCAACTATTAGTTGTTTTTTCTTGTTTGCTTTACCTACAAACTCTGCTCTAGCGCAAGCAACTGCTAATAGTAATCCAATTGACTTGGGTGATACAACCTGGATGTTAATCTCTACAGCTTTAGTTCTTTTGATGACTCCAGGCTTGGCATTTTTTTATGGGGGATTAGTGCGTTCTCGTAACGTCCTTAATACCATGATGATGAGTTTAGTGGCCATGGGACTGATTGGAGTAACTTGGTGTTTATGGGGTTATAGTCTGGCGTTTGATGTTAATGGTATTGATGCTAATCATCCTTTTGGGCAAGGAATTGAGGCTTTTATTGGTGGATTAGATTGGGTTTTTCTAAATGGTGTAACAGCAGCTGAACCCGATCCCATTGGTTATGCGCCTACTGTTCCTCATCAATTGTTTATGGCATATCAGATGACTTTTGCCATTATTACTCCTGCTTTGATCTCTGGTGCTATTGTTGAGCGAATTAATTTTAAAGCCTATTTTTGGTTTTTATTATTGTGGTCTACTTTTATTTATTCTCCTCTGGCTCACTGGGTATGGGGAAGAGGTTGGATTGGTGCATCGGGAGCTTTGGATTTTGCGGGAGGAACAGTAGTACACATTAGTTCTGGTGTGTCTGCGGTAGTTGCTGCTTGGGTAATTGGTTCGCGTCGAGGTTTTATGACACAGCCTTACGCACCGCATAATGTTCCTTTTGTGTTATTAGGTATTGGTTTACTTTGGTTTGGTTGGTTTGGTTTTAATGGTGGAAGTGCTTTAGCTTCAGGCTCTTTAGCAACAACTGCTTTTGTTAATACGCTGATTGCTTCGGCTGCTGGTGGATTAACTTGGCTAATTGTGGAATGGGTTTATCGAGGAAAACCGACTGCGATAGGAATTGCTAGTGGATTTTTAGCTGGTTTGGTAGGAATTACTCCTGGTGCTGGTTTTGTGCTTCCTATTGGTGCAATTTTAATGGGTTCGATTACGGCGGTTGGTTGTTTTTTTGCGGTTAGTTTAAGAGCTAAATTAAAGTTTGATGATTCCCTTGATACTTTTCCGATTCATGGTGTGGGTGGCACGATAGGAGCATTATTAACTGGTGTGTTTGCTACTAATGGTTTGCTATTTGGCAATCCAGGATTGTTGTGGACTCAATTTGTTGGCGTTGCTGCTACTTATATTTTTGCTGCGGTTGGTACATTGATTATTTTGAAGTTTTTGAGTTTATTTATGAAGTTGAGGGTGGATCAAGAAACCGAACAACAAGGTTTAGATGTGCCTCAACATGGTGAAGAAGCTTATGGACAAGATTTTGAATTTACTTCTTTATCTATGAATGAATTTTCCAATGAACCTCAATAA
- a CDS encoding ATP-binding protein, protein MATLTEIIQKEANPFEPVTFKTGNFWTNNLQILITNIESIHQEEIIQIKNIFNLVIKDHATRTILLTGDSGCGKSYLLGRLKRKFNSQALFAYIDPCPSSDCIWRHTLRYTVDSLMHTPEGEEEAQLIRWLKNLIELQNRSLMKQILGEKGLFILNFRSAYPTGIYQAKDFFTILYQLTQPNLYFLACDWLRGENLAEEDLKKLGVSSIIDTEEAARGIIGNLGRIAEVNQPIVICFDQVETYRNTEGSFDISSVFNINTTIHNDNLKNFLIIISITRNQFVT, encoded by the coding sequence GTGGCAACTTTAACAGAAATTATTCAAAAAGAAGCAAATCCTTTCGAGCCAGTTACTTTTAAAACTGGCAACTTTTGGACAAACAATCTACAAATTTTAATTACTAATATTGAATCAATTCATCAAGAAGAAATTATACAAATTAAAAATATTTTTAATCTGGTTATCAAGGATCATGCTACTCGTACTATTTTATTAACGGGTGATTCTGGTTGTGGTAAAAGTTATTTATTAGGACGTTTAAAACGAAAATTTAATTCACAAGCGTTGTTTGCCTATATCGATCCTTGTCCTAGTAGTGATTGTATTTGGCGACATACACTTCGATACACTGTAGATAGTTTAATGCATACTCCAGAAGGAGAAGAAGAAGCTCAATTAATTCGTTGGTTAAAAAATTTAATTGAGTTACAAAACCGCAGTTTAATGAAACAAATATTGGGCGAAAAAGGTTTATTTATTCTCAATTTTCGCAGTGCTTATCCGACGGGAATTTATCAGGCAAAAGATTTTTTTACAATTTTATATCAACTTACTCAACCAAACTTATATTTCCTTGCTTGTGACTGGTTACGAGGAGAAAATTTAGCTGAAGAAGACCTAAAAAAATTAGGTGTTAGTAGTATTATTGATACGGAAGAAGCAGCTAGGGGAATTATTGGTAATTTAGGCAGAATTGCTGAAGTTAATCAACCAATAGTTATTTGTTTTGACCAGGTAGAAACTTATCGTAATACTGAAGGCAGTTTTGATATTAGTTCAGTATTTAATATTAATACCACTATTCACAATGATAATTTAAAAAACTTTTTGATTATTATTAGTATTACTCGCAATCAGTTTGTGACATGA